DNA from Candidatus Methylomirabilota bacterium:
CTTCTCCTTGCCCTTTGCTCCCAAGCCCCATCTCACGCTCTTTCGGTACGGGCCAGCCAGAGGGGACCGACTCCGCTGTCGGATGCGCGCCTCTGCACTTACGACCACGTCCCGCGCCGGCTTCCTGGCTGAGGCCGCTTCGAGTCACGGCTGCCTCGATGAGCCCAAGGGTCACCGTATCCATACTGACCTCAACGGATTAGCTCCTTCAGGATTTTCGTCGAATCCCCATCGGTCCAGTCACGATAGCCGAGTTCTCGAAAGCGGATCATCCCCTCTTTGTCCACGAGAAAACTTGCGGGGATGGCGAAGATCCGGAACTGGTTCATAGTCTTCATGTCCGGGTCCAGAAGGGCGGGGAAAGTAAGCTCGAACTCCTGGATGAAATTTCTCACCAAACTTTTGGGACCGGAATCAACGCTGATGGCAAGAATCTCCAACCCATC
Protein-coding regions in this window:
- a CDS encoding TlpA disulfide reductase family protein; its protein translation is MVGHPAPDFTLPNLQGRPVQLSNFRGKKAVFINFWATWCPPCRLEMPMMEKAYHVYKGDGLEILAISVDSGPKSLVRNFIQEFELTFPALLDPDMKTMNQFRIFAIPASFLVDKEGMIRFRELGYRDWTDGDSTKILKELIR